A portion of the Ignatzschineria indica genome contains these proteins:
- a CDS encoding ESPR domain-containing protein, protein MNRIYKVIWSYVKQAYVVVSELSSQRKKGKSLSKLVTLGLSLLFISQGTVAFAQDAIQNNFSDSEEDIQNISDMEKEGQNEIDVVAGVKYLETPTTFAGLLENETQISIGQGAQASAPVTVAIGPGAISKNEGGIAIGNKAKSNEGAIAIGGVPKQEIELFQLEIIVMPQVIKLLL, encoded by the coding sequence ATGAATAGGATTTATAAAGTTATTTGGAGTTATGTTAAACAAGCTTATGTAGTTGTTTCAGAACTATCTTCTCAAAGAAAGAAAGGTAAATCTTTATCGAAATTAGTTACGTTAGGTTTAAGTCTACTATTTATCTCTCAAGGAACAGTAGCATTTGCTCAAGACGCTATTCAAAATAATTTTTCTGACTCAGAAGAGGATATTCAAAATATTTCTGATATGGAGAAAGAAGGCCAAAATGAAATAGACGTAGTTGCTGGAGTGAAATATTTAGAGACTCCAACGACCTTTGCAGGTCTATTAGAAAATGAAACTCAAATTAGCATTGGACAAGGAGCTCAAGCAAGCGCTCCAGTCACAGTTGCTATAGGTCCTGGAGCGATTTCTAAAAATGAAGGGGGGATTGCTATAGGTAATAAGGCTAAATCAAATGAAGGAGCTATTGCTATCGGTGGGGTACCCAAACAGGAAATCGAGCTGTTTCAGTTGGAGATAATAGTGATGCCTCAGGTGATAAAGCTATTGCTTTAG